CGCTTTGGCTTCGCAGATCGGCGATCGGGCGGAGCAGGGCGCACGTGTTTTCTTATCACCATCGTCGTCATCACGTTTCCGCGACAGACATGCTCCCAAGCTACCAATCCAATCAACGAGTCGCTAAGGTAAAGGTTCGTCATCAGGAAAAACAGAATCCCCCGGCCGAACACCCCTATTTGCAATTAGCATCCGGTATGCAATCGTGTGACACGTTGTTATAAATCTTGTCTTGGGGTGGTTTATATCAGAAGCTGCTGCTCGCTGACTTTCTGGAAGCTTGCTCAAGTAAGCCTGCGGAACGTAGGTCTGTGGCGTATCCGGCATTTTTAGTTGATCGCAAACCGCGGAAACTTCGGGGGTCTCGAAGGATATTGAAGTCCAAGAATGGGCGAACACATTTCTGAGAAATTTAATTTGGTCAAAATCGAACCGTGTTTGCGGGCCAATTAGCTTCAGGGCATAGGCCATGACGATCTTTGACGAAAAACTGTTTAACGCACCTCCGAATCCGAAAACATTTTTGCGATCATCTGGACTTAAATCGTTACGCAGCATACATGCTAGTAAGCGCTCAAGTCCTACCTCCAAAAAAGAAGACCACATTATGGCTGCGGCTCGATCGCTGCTTGAAAGGTACAACTCGTTTTCAATATTTTCTATCTGTTGTGGGGTTGGCTCACTACGAATGAGCTGATGTAGTTTCTCAATATATTTTGGAGTTTTTGGCACGTATACGCTCCTCCGTTATATTGCCGGTTGGCCATTAATACTCAATAGTGGATACACAAAACTCAGACCAATCATTCATGAGCGGCTTGCGCTTCGCGAAGTGATCGCTTCGCTGATAGGCCCGTTCGACTTTCGAGCCCGAATAGTGTGCGAGCGCCGCCTCTTTCACGTCGTGAGTGTAGTGCGTCGTTTCTTCGGCCCATGTCCTGAAGGATGACCTGAAGCCGTGGGCCGTGACGTTTTGCCGCCGCATGCGCCGCAAGAGTTGCAACAAGGACATGTTTGACAGCGGCGCGCCGTGTCTCGCGCCGGGGAAAACCCAATCGTCGCCTTCGCGCCGAAAGCGCGTGGCGGCTTCAAACGCCGCGATGGCGGCCGTGGAGAGGGGAACCCGATGCGCTTTGGCGGTTTTCATGCGGCGAAGGGGAATCGTCCAAACACCTTTCTCTAAATCGACCTCGTCCCATTTCGCGTTCAACACCTCGCTTGTTCGGCAAGCTGTCAAGATCAAAACGTGCAGCGCTATCGACGATAGATCGTCACGCGCAGCCAATTCCGCGACGAACGCAGGCACTTCCGCATAAGGCATTGCGGCGTGATGTGTGACCGTCGCCGCCTCTTCGAGCTTTGGAATGAGAAAGCGCAATGGGCCGTCTAGCTTCGCGGGGTTGTCTCCCGAGCGCCACCCTTTCGCGGTCGAATAATCTAGAACCGCCTCTATGAAGCGGCGCAGCCGGCGCGCCGTCTCGGGTTTGCCGGCTTCCTCGCGCTTGGCCCATATTGGCTTTAGCGCCGCCTCGACGCGCGCCAGTGTGACGAGCGACACAGGCAAATCGCCGAAGTGGGGATAGGCGTATGTCGCTAGCGTGTATTTCCAGATCGACGGGGTTTTGGCCGAGCGCCAGCCACCCTGCATGGTTTCAATGCATGATTCGGCGGCCTCCCTGAAGGTGACGCCTTGCGCCTTTCGGGCGGCGCCGGCTGCGCGTCTTTCCTCCAATGGGTCGAGACTGTCGGCGCGCTGCTTGCGGCATTCGGCCGCCTTCTCCCGCGCCGCGGCGAGCGTCACGGCGTGGCAGGCTCCAAGCCCCATTGTGCGAACCTTGCCGGCCGTCTTGAAGCGGAAAATCCATGAACGCGAGCCCGAAGGCGTCACCTGAAGAAACAATCCGCCACCGTCGCCAAGCAGGCCAGGGCCGTGAAAGGCCTTGGCCTTGCGGTCTGTGAGCTTATTCAGCGCCACGGCTTAATCTCGCGAATCCAAACCTTACCGCCGATGTTACCTATGGTGTGAGATTAGGCAATATGGGGCGATAGCCCGTGAGCGCGTTTGCGCCCGCAATGCCAGAGAATTCCGATGTTTTTGATTGTTGCTGATAGGGCCTGATAGCTCTAAGTGGTGCCGGTTGCAGGATTCGAACCCGCGACCTACTGATTACAAATCGCAAAATCCGTTGTCACAGCGACTATCAAGCGCACTCGACCAATCAACAAAAATTCCAGCAGTCCCTTGCGATACAGCCAGAAACGGCTATCGTGTGATCACCGGGCGTAACAACTACTATCGCTCAATTTTGTTGTCCGACCGTTGTCCAGCGATCGGGGCAAACGATCAG
Above is a genomic segment from Methylocystis rosea containing:
- a CDS encoding tyrosine-type recombinase/integrase, whose translation is MALNKLTDRKAKAFHGPGLLGDGGGLFLQVTPSGSRSWIFRFKTAGKVRTMGLGACHAVTLAAAREKAAECRKQRADSLDPLEERRAAGAARKAQGVTFREAAESCIETMQGGWRSAKTPSIWKYTLATYAYPHFGDLPVSLVTLARVEAALKPIWAKREEAGKPETARRLRRFIEAVLDYSTAKGWRSGDNPAKLDGPLRFLIPKLEEAATVTHHAAMPYAEVPAFVAELAARDDLSSIALHVLILTACRTSEVLNAKWDEVDLEKGVWTIPLRRMKTAKAHRVPLSTAAIAAFEAATRFRREGDDWVFPGARHGAPLSNMSLLQLLRRMRRQNVTAHGFRSSFRTWAEETTHYTHDVKEAALAHYSGSKVERAYQRSDHFAKRKPLMNDWSEFCVSTIEY